A genomic segment from Chrysemys picta bellii isolate R12L10 chromosome 11, ASM1138683v2, whole genome shotgun sequence encodes:
- the LOC135974182 gene encoding uncharacterized protein LOC135974182 translates to MSPCFPSCDPKDGMQRSTRRSLKTCQRGYSRDATQCRVKIKELRQGYQKTKEANGRSGSHPQTSRFYEALHSILGAAATTTPPLTVDSEDGILSTAGSSDMLADGEDEEGDEEDEAVDSAYNADFPDSQDLFITLTEIPYQPSPAVNPDTESGEGSATTSATVSQPSLASHSQRLAQIRRRKKRTREDMFSELMGCSRAQAAQQTQWRENLSQMHQAHMEREERWRQEDQQATQTLLGLMREQTDTLRRLVDVLQERRQEDRAPLQSISNRPPPPPSPIPTSPKVQRRRGGRVHANSHSTPAESSSSRRLSFPKI, encoded by the exons atgagtccgtgctttccgagctgcgatccaaaagacggaatgcaaagatctacgagaagatctctaaagacatgtcagagaggatacagccgggatgcaacgcagtgccgcgtgaaaatcaaggagctgagacaaggctaccagaagaccaaagaggcaaacggacgctccggatcccatccccagacatcccgtttctacgaggcactgcattccatcctaggtgcggccgccaccactaccccaccactgaccgtggactccgaggatgggatattgtccacggcaggctcctcggacatgttagcggacggggaagatgaggaaggagatgaggaagacgaggcagtcgacagcgcttacaacgctgatttccctgacagccaggatctcttcatcacccttacagagatcccctaccaaccgtccccagccgttaacccggacacagaatctggggaaggatcagcca ccacatctgcgactgtctcacaacctagcctggcatcacactcccagaggctagcgcagattaggcgtaggaagaagaggacacgggaggacatgttctcggaacttatgggctgctcccgagcccaggcagcacagcagacccagtggcgggagaacttgtcccaaatgcaccaagcacacatggaacgggaggagaggtggcggcaggaagaccagcaggcgactcaaacgctgcttggactaatgagggagcaaacggacacgctccggcgccttgtggatgttctgcaggaacggaggcaggaggacagagccccgctgcagtctatctctaaccgccctcccccgccaccaagtcccatacccacctcacccaaagtgcaaagaaggagaggcggcagagtccatgctaactctcactccacccctgcagagagctctagtagtagaaggctctcattccccaaaatttga